A window from Primulina huaijiensis isolate GDHJ02 chromosome 11, ASM1229523v2, whole genome shotgun sequence encodes these proteins:
- the LOC140988313 gene encoding uncharacterized protein, with product MAERPHRSNRNPRYANRNNDCNNNNNEDTPPPARVGLSREDLMAIATIVATTLQGMSHLNTNTNQPPPPPPPNGIKHHYESFRRNRVPTFDGNPDPEFGQGWLKNIKTQLQLLEVPNKLKVTVVTPFLEEKAAKWWETISANMTEVGPITWQKFREAFLKQYYPAELRLKLLSEFENFTQTPDMSVVEYTSKFNSLGTYAPAIMADDILKMHRFKRGLNSRIQSTLAVYQLTGFDDLMGAAIRAETDIKRREDENKNKRPLTGQSFQGKQPVKRNTGACFNCGKMGHRIANCPEPLKKMTWSNTNATPNKPKENKTNARMFAITQEEADDANDVVAGTIIINKISAYVLFDYGATHSFISKRFTKKLGLIPEILVEPFRIATPTSKTIETHKIHRNCIVYINEHTFNAELIQVNMVEFDVILGMDWLSKSHAIVDCRRKIIKLRTPSQKEITYHGKAKKRIFLLSASQTWKAMKSGEIVYLAMVNEVKEGVKLKIEDIPVVKEFSDVFLEELPGMVPDREIEFEINLVPAAFMDLMNRVFKPFLDKFVVVFIDDILVYSPSEEDHKEHLLLTLQMLREKELYAKFKKCEFWLKSVTFLGHIISKEGVSVDPKKVEAITGWPRPKAVTEIRSFLGLACYYRKFIEGFSSIAVPLTKLTQKNSKFNWSEECEKSFQTLKEKLASTPVLVLPTEDKSFTIYSDASKEGLGCVLMQEGRVIAYASRQLKPYEKNYPTHDLELDAVVFALKIWSHYLYGAKCEIFTDHQSLKYLFTQKELNMRQRRWIELLKDYDLTISYHPGKANKVADALSRKNMGKVILTSLSAQPCLQETIKLRQNQDPTLTKPKEQVKEKKSQDLHIDEKGVLWMKGRLCVPNIENLRQEIMSEAHKSKFSVHPGSTKMYRDLKKNFWWSGMKKDVAEYISRCQVCQQVKAEHQRPGGLLQHLEIPEWKWEHISMDFVAGLPKSRKSHNGIWVIVDRLTKSAHFLSVRMNYNLEKLATIYMDNIVRLHGVPASILSDRDPRFVSRF from the exons ATGGCAGAGAGACCCCATCGTAGCAACCGCAACCCGCGATATGCCAATCGCAACAATGATTGCAACAACAATAACAACGAAGATACACCACCACCAGCAAGAGTTGGCCTTAGCAGAGAAGATTTAATGGCCATAGCAACCATTGTGGCAACAACTCTCCAAGGAATGAGCCATTTAAATACCAACACTAATcagccaccaccacctccaccaccgaATGGAATCAAACACCATTATGAATCTTTTcgaaggaatcgagttccaacgTTTGACGGCAACCCTGACCCAGAATTTGGTCAAGGCTGGCTCAAGAATATTAAGACACAACTCCAATTGCTTGAAGTGCCAAATAAACTAAAAGTGACTGTGGTGACACCATTCCTAGAAGAAAAGGCGGCTAAATGGTGGGAGACAATCTCAGCAAATATGACAGAAGTCGGACCAATCACATGGCAAAAATTTCGAGAAGCATTcttgaaacaatactatccagcAGAGTTGAGATTAAAATTGTTGAGTGAATTCGAGAATTTTACTCAAACCCCTGATATGTCTGTTGTGGAGTACACTTCTAAATTCAACTCCCTTGGAACCTATGCTCCTGCCATCATGGCAGATGATATCCTGAAGATGCATCGTTTCAAACGTGGTCTGAACAGCCGTATCCAATCAACTCTGGCAGTTTACCAACTCACAGGTTTTGATGATTTAATGGGAGCAGCCATTAGAGCTGAGACTGATATCAAGCGCCGAgaagatgaaaataaaaataaacgaCCTCTCACTGGACAATCTTTTCAAGGTAAACAACCAGTTAAAAG GAACACTGGTGCTTGCTTTAATTGTGGTAAGATGGGACACCGAATTGCTAATTGTCCtgaaccattaaagaaaatgacatGGTCAAACACTAATGCTACCCCCAACAAGCCAAAGGAGAATAAGACCAATGCTCGTATGTTTGCCATAACTCAAGAAGAGGCAGATGATGCAAACGATGTCGTAGCAGGTACCAttataatcaataaaatttcagcTTATGTGTTGTTTGACTATGGTGCCACTCATTCATTTATTTCTAAGAGATTCACTAAGAAGTTAGGGCTTATACCAGAGATACTTGTTGAACCTTTTAGAATTGCTACTCCCACCagtaaaacaattgaaacaCATAAGATACATCGGAACTGCATAGTATATATCAATGAACACACATTCAACGCTGAATTGATTCAAGTCAACATGGTGGAGTTCGACGTTATtctaggaatggattggttatccaAGAGTCATGCAATAGTAGATTGTCGGCGTAAGATTATCAAACTCCGAACTCcaagccaaaaagaaatcacatACCATGGCAAGGCTAAGAAACGTATATTCCTCCTTTCTGCATCTCAAACCTGGAAAGCCATGAAGTCTGGAGAAATAGTCTACCTAGCAATGGTAAATGAAGTAAAAGAAGGAGTCAAGCTCAAGATAGAAGATATTCCAGTGGTAAAAGAATTTTCGGATGTCTTTCTAGAAGAGCTACCTGGAATGGTCCCGGACCGTGAGATAGAATTCGAGATTAACTTGGTGCCAG cagctttcatggatctcatgaacagAGTATTCAAGCCATTTCTCGACAAATTTGTGGTGgtatttatcgatgacattCTCGTATATTCCCCAAGTGAAGAGGATCACAAAGAGCATCTTCTCCTGACTCTTCAGATGTTAAGAGAAAAAGAGTTATACGCGAAATTcaagaaatgcgaattctggctaAAAAGTGTGACTTTCTTAGgccatatcatttcaaaagaaggagTATCTGTGGACCCTAAAAAGGTGGAAGCAATTACTGGCTGGCCGAGACCTAAGGCAGTAACTGAAATTCGAAGCTTTCTGGGATTGGCATGTTACTATCGAAAATTTATTGAAGGTTTCTCTTCAATAGCTGTGCCTCTTACAAAACTCACACAAAAGAACTCAAAATTTAACTGGAGTGAGGAGTGTGAAAAGAGCTTCCAAACGCTCAAGGAAAAGCTTGCATCTACACCAGTACTCGTTCTACCCACTGAGGACAAAAGCTTTACCATTTACAGTGACGCATCAAAAGAGGGTTTAGGATGCGTACTCATGCAAGAAGGAAGAGTAATCGCATATGCATCAAGACAATTGAAGCCGTACGAAAAAAATTATCCTACTCACGACCTCGAACTAGATGCggtagtttttgccttaaaaattTGGAGTCATTATCTTTACGGCGCCAAATGCGAGATCTTCACAGATCAtcaaagtctcaagtatttgttcacacagaaagaattgaacatgaggcaGAGAAGATGGATTGAAttgttaaaagattatgatttaacAATAAGCTATCACCCGGGCAAGGCAAATAAGGTAGCTGATGCTTTAAGTAGGAAAAACATGGGTAAAGTGATCCTAACTTCACTTTCTGCACAACCCTGCCTTCAAGAAACAATCAAGTTAAGACAGAATCAAGATCCTACTTTGACAAAACCTAAAGAACAAGTCAAAGAAAAGAAGTCACAAGATCTTCATATAGACGAGAAGGGAGTTttatggatgaaaggacgattgtgtGTACCAAACATTGAGAATCTTCGACAGGAAATAATGTCTGAAgcacataaatcaaaattttcagttcACCCCGGCagtacaaaaatgtacagagatttaaagaaaaatttctgGTGGagcggaatgaagaaggatgtaGCAGAATACATCTCTAGATGCCAGGTctgtcaacaagttaaagctgAACATCAACGGCCTGGAGGACTTCTTCAACACTTGGAaattccagaatggaaatgggaacatatttccatggattttgtagcAGGTTTACCAAAGTCTAGGAAAAGTCATAATggaatatgggtaatcgtagatagactcacaaaatctgcACATTTTCTATCTGTCCGCATGAATTATAATCTGGAAAAATTGGCTACCATATACATGGACAATATTGTGCGATTACATGGAGTTCCGGCAAGCATTCTGTCTgatagagatccaagatttgtatctcGGTTCTAG